A genome region from Nitrospirota bacterium includes the following:
- a CDS encoding OmpA family protein, whose amino-acid sequence MVPGKNPSEVQLGSGPKVVEAESRETGNRRIAEVRPMPATGALQDVFFAFDSWALTEDGKRALARDAQWIKARPDVGVTIEGHCDERGSFEYNLILGENRAKAARNYLINLGVNPGQLAWISYGKELPFCRQHNEACYQQNRRGHLRLVPAQDMK is encoded by the coding sequence GTGGTTCCGGGGAAAAATCCCTCGGAGGTCCAACTCGGGAGCGGGCCCAAGGTGGTCGAAGCCGAATCCCGCGAGACCGGCAATCGGCGGATCGCCGAGGTGCGTCCTATGCCGGCGACGGGGGCGCTGCAGGATGTCTTCTTTGCCTTCGACAGTTGGGCGCTGACGGAAGACGGCAAGCGAGCGTTGGCCCGCGATGCCCAGTGGATCAAAGCACGCCCGGACGTCGGTGTGACCATAGAGGGCCACTGCGACGAGCGCGGCAGTTTCGAGTACAACCTGATTCTGGGAGAGAACCGGGCGAAGGCGGCTCGGAATTATCTCATCAACCTCGGTGTGAACCCGGGCCAACTAGCCTGGATTTCATACGGCAAGGAACTCCCGTTCTGCCGCCAACACAATGAGGCCTGTTATCAGCAAAACCGGCGGGGGCATCTGCGGCTCGTTCCCGCGCAAGACATGAAGTAA
- a CDS encoding PIN domain-containing protein: MILVDTGPFVALFDPQDAEHGRCKDILSTLRDTLFTTVPVLAETFHLLTPNSIGADRLRDFILDGGVSVWFMDQAAVVRAFELMEQYGDHPMDLADASLIVAAESLRTTKVFTLDHADFDGYRIRRGHRHIKVDTLG, from the coding sequence ATGATCCTTGTGGATACCGGCCCGTTCGTGGCGTTGTTCGATCCTCAAGATGCCGAGCACGGACGATGCAAGGACATACTCAGCACGTTGCGTGATACGCTTTTCACCACTGTTCCTGTCTTGGCTGAAACCTTCCATCTGTTAACGCCGAACAGCATAGGGGCTGACCGCTTGCGCGATTTCATCCTCGACGGCGGGGTTTCCGTGTGGTTCATGGATCAGGCAGCGGTGGTACGTGCGTTTGAACTGATGGAGCAGTACGGTGACCATCCCATGGATCTCGCGGACGCCTCCCTCATTGTAGCGGCAGAATCGCTGCGTACGACAAAGGTTTTCACGCTCGATCACGCCGACTTTGATGGGTATCGCATCCGCCGTGGTCACCGTCATATCAAAGTGGATACTCTGGGATAG
- a CDS encoding pyruvate dehydrogenase complex E1 component subunit beta, whose amino-acid sequence MPTELSYREALNQAMREEMRRDPRVFLIGEEVGYYQGAFKVSKGFVEEFGPQRVLDTPITEAGFTGLAIGAAMAGLRPIVELMTFNFGILALDQIVNNAAKIRYMSGGQLSVPMVIRGPGSAAHQLAAQHSQSLEAWFCHVPGLKVIAPATPHDAKGLLKSAIRDPNPVIFIEAQLLYGTKGEVGDGEYTIPIGRAEVKRRGQDVTIVAYSKMLLVALEAAEELSKEGLQAEVIDPRTLKPLDLTAIVESVKKTGRLVIVEEGWRFCGLGAQIADSVYAAAFDYLDAPIVRVTGEDVPMPYSRPLEDAAIPDKARVMGAVKRVTYRG is encoded by the coding sequence GTGCCGACAGAGCTGTCCTATCGTGAAGCGCTCAATCAGGCCATGCGCGAGGAAATGCGTCGGGACCCTCGCGTGTTCCTGATCGGCGAAGAAGTCGGCTACTATCAGGGCGCGTTCAAGGTCAGCAAGGGTTTTGTCGAGGAATTCGGCCCTCAACGGGTCCTGGACACGCCGATCACCGAAGCCGGCTTCACCGGACTGGCCATCGGTGCGGCGATGGCGGGCTTGCGTCCGATTGTCGAGCTGATGACCTTCAATTTTGGCATCCTAGCCCTCGATCAGATCGTCAACAACGCCGCCAAGATCCGGTACATGTCCGGCGGCCAATTGTCGGTGCCTATGGTGATCCGGGGACCGGGGAGCGCCGCCCACCAACTGGCCGCGCAACATTCTCAGAGTCTCGAAGCCTGGTTCTGTCACGTGCCAGGACTCAAAGTGATCGCGCCAGCGACGCCGCACGACGCCAAGGGTCTACTGAAAAGCGCCATCCGCGACCCGAATCCGGTCATTTTCATCGAGGCCCAGCTCCTCTACGGCACCAAAGGGGAAGTTGGGGATGGCGAGTATACGATTCCGATCGGCCGGGCCGAGGTCAAGCGGCGAGGACAGGATGTGACGATCGTGGCCTATTCGAAGATGCTGCTGGTGGCCTTGGAAGCGGCCGAGGAATTGAGCAAGGAGGGGCTCCAGGCCGAGGTGATCGATCCGCGCACGCTGAAGCCCCTGGATCTGACCGCGATCGTCGAGTCGGTGAAGAAAACCGGTCGTCTGGTGATTGTCGAGGAAGGATGGCGTTTCTGCGGATTGGGCGCGCAGATCGCCGACAGCGTGTATGCCGCGGCCTTCGACTACCTGGATGCCCCGATCGTGCGCGTCACCGGCGAAGATGTCCCGATGCCGTACAGCCGGCCGCTGGAAGATGCCGCGATTCCGGACAAGGCCCGGGTCATGGGAGCGGTCAAACGGGTGACGTACCGAGGATAA
- a CDS encoding OmpA family protein, giving the protein MNHRACALALLCAVTVSGCVSGERYRQTLGELAQARKASAQTSAAFEAFKQQAAAEAEQFRKHAADEIAALQRELSNARKAFEDATARLAAVEKEKEQATAALAQARDQARELETKLAAEQAKTDALQQDKQRLLAGTTTAQDEIARLQKRAGELETESARAKDLEKRLSERDREIGTLRQAAADRESLATKLAALTQEVEQSKQRVAALTSELAAVTGEAARVRTERDQTLQDLGKLQASLEQEQERLRAEAEEKARLEQDRAAKEAEIQRLTKTHEDLTKSLQAEIAKGDITIKQVRDRLTINMVDRVLFDSGQAKVKPAGLKVLKQVSEILKKVTDKQIRIEGHTDNVAIGAKLKDRIPTNWELSTARATSVVRYLIEEGGVNPANLSAVGYADTQPIASNETEEGRTANRRIEIVLYPKDLSEIAKKMKL; this is encoded by the coding sequence ATGAACCACAGAGCGTGTGCGCTGGCCCTATTGTGCGCTGTCACAGTGAGCGGATGCGTCAGCGGGGAACGCTATAGACAGACGCTGGGAGAGCTCGCCCAGGCCCGGAAAGCCTCGGCCCAGACCTCCGCGGCATTTGAGGCCTTCAAGCAACAGGCGGCCGCCGAGGCCGAGCAATTCAGGAAACACGCGGCGGACGAAATCGCGGCGCTTCAGCGGGAGTTGAGCAACGCCAGAAAGGCCTTTGAGGACGCGACCGCCCGCCTGGCGGCCGTCGAAAAAGAAAAGGAACAGGCGACAGCGGCGCTGGCTCAGGCCCGGGATCAGGCGCGCGAACTGGAGACGAAGCTCGCCGCCGAGCAGGCGAAAACCGACGCGTTGCAGCAGGATAAACAGCGGCTGTTAGCCGGGACCACCACCGCACAAGATGAAATCGCCAGGCTCCAGAAACGCGCCGGAGAGCTGGAGACGGAAAGCGCGCGGGCCAAAGACCTCGAAAAACGGCTGTCGGAGCGGGACCGGGAAATCGGCACGCTGCGCCAAGCCGCGGCGGATCGAGAAAGCCTGGCAACCAAGCTTGCGGCGCTGACTCAGGAGGTGGAGCAAAGCAAGCAGCGCGTCGCGGCCCTGACCAGTGAGCTGGCGGCTGTCACCGGGGAGGCGGCCCGGGTTCGGACTGAGCGCGACCAGACGCTTCAGGACCTTGGCAAGCTTCAAGCCTCGCTCGAACAGGAGCAAGAACGGTTGAGGGCTGAGGCGGAAGAAAAAGCCCGTTTGGAACAGGATCGAGCCGCCAAGGAAGCGGAGATCCAGCGTCTCACCAAAACGCATGAAGATCTGACCAAATCCTTGCAGGCCGAAATTGCGAAGGGGGACATTACGATCAAGCAGGTGCGGGACCGGCTCACGATCAACATGGTGGACCGTGTGCTGTTCGACTCCGGTCAGGCGAAGGTCAAACCGGCCGGGCTCAAGGTGCTCAAGCAGGTGAGCGAGATTTTGAAGAAGGTGACGGACAAGCAGATCCGGATCGAAGGCCACACCGATAACGTGGCGATCGGCGCGAAGCTCAAGGACCGCATCCCGACCAACTGGGAATTGTCCACCGCGCGCGCCACCAGCGTCGTGCGCTACCTCATCGAAGAGGGCGGTGTAAATCCCGCCAACTTGTCGGCGGTCGGCTATGCCGATACGCAGCCGATCGCGAGCAACGAGACCGAGGAAGGCCGCACGGCGAACCGCCGTATTGAGATTGTGCTGTATCCGAAAGACCTGTCGGAAATTGCAAAAAAGATGAAACTGTAA
- the pgm gene encoding phosphoglucomutase (alpha-D-glucose-1,6-bisphosphate-dependent) has product MGLNPLAGKPASASILINVPRLITAYYTEKPDPAVCEQRVAFGTSGHRGSAFKRSFNEAHILAITQAICDYRKVHGITGPLYLGMDTHALSEPAFVSTVEVLAANGVDVMVDRAGGYTPTPVISHAILTYNRGRTSGVADGIVITPSHNPPEDGGFKYNPPAGGPADTQVTKWIEERANALLSDDLRGIAQVPYERARRASTTHAHDYVGAFVGDLHAVVDMEAVRSAKLKLGVDPLGGSGVAYWEPIAERYGLEIDVVNPVVDPTFRFMPLDWDAKIRMDCSSPYAMANLIALKDRFDVAFGNDADNDRHGIVTRSAGLMNPNHYLAVAIRYLFSHRPGWKPDASVGKTLVSSSLIDRVAAKLRRKLVEVPVGFKWFVNGLLDGSLGFGGEESAGASFLRRDGNVWTTDKDGIIMDLLAGEMMARTGRDPAQLYHELTRELGDPVYERIDAPATPEQKVILSRLSPDQVQMTELAGDRIIAKLTAAPGNGAPIGGLKVVTEHGWFAARPSGTEDVYKLYAESFRGADHLRRIQDEARALIAEALKATGHV; this is encoded by the coding sequence ATGGGCCTGAATCCGCTGGCGGGCAAACCCGCCTCTGCCTCGATCCTGATCAACGTTCCCCGACTGATCACGGCGTACTACACGGAGAAGCCGGACCCTGCCGTGTGCGAGCAGCGGGTCGCCTTCGGCACGTCCGGTCATCGCGGCTCGGCCTTCAAACGCAGCTTCAACGAAGCGCACATTCTGGCGATCACCCAGGCGATCTGCGACTATCGGAAGGTGCACGGCATCACCGGTCCTCTCTATCTCGGCATGGACACCCATGCGCTCTCGGAACCGGCGTTTGTCAGCACGGTCGAAGTGTTGGCGGCCAACGGGGTCGATGTCATGGTGGATCGCGCCGGAGGCTACACCCCGACGCCGGTCATTTCTCATGCCATTCTTACTTACAACCGCGGCCGAACCTCCGGTGTGGCCGACGGCATCGTCATCACCCCCTCGCACAATCCGCCGGAGGACGGCGGCTTCAAATACAACCCGCCGGCAGGCGGTCCTGCCGACACGCAGGTGACCAAATGGATCGAAGAGCGGGCGAACGCGCTGCTCTCCGACGACTTGCGCGGCATCGCACAGGTTCCCTATGAACGCGCGCGCCGCGCTTCCACCACTCACGCGCATGACTACGTCGGCGCCTTCGTCGGCGATCTCCACGCCGTCGTGGACATGGAGGCCGTCCGGTCAGCCAAGCTGAAACTCGGCGTGGACCCCCTCGGCGGGTCCGGCGTGGCTTACTGGGAGCCGATCGCAGAACGGTACGGGCTGGAGATCGACGTCGTCAATCCCGTGGTGGATCCGACGTTTCGTTTCATGCCTCTGGACTGGGATGCAAAGATCCGCATGGACTGCTCCTCGCCCTACGCCATGGCCAACCTGATCGCGCTCAAGGATCGTTTCGATGTGGCGTTCGGGAACGACGCGGACAACGACCGGCATGGGATCGTCACGCGCTCGGCAGGACTCATGAACCCCAACCACTATCTCGCCGTGGCGATCCGGTATCTGTTTTCCCATCGTCCCGGATGGAAACCGGACGCGTCTGTGGGAAAGACGCTCGTCAGCAGCAGCCTGATCGATCGCGTGGCGGCCAAACTCAGGCGGAAGCTCGTCGAAGTGCCCGTCGGCTTCAAATGGTTCGTGAACGGACTGCTGGATGGTTCACTCGGATTCGGCGGAGAGGAGAGCGCCGGCGCGTCGTTCCTGCGCCGCGACGGGAACGTGTGGACGACCGACAAGGACGGCATCATCATGGACCTGCTGGCGGGGGAGATGATGGCGCGGACCGGCCGCGATCCGGCTCAACTCTATCATGAGCTGACCCGCGAGCTGGGCGATCCGGTTTACGAGCGGATCGACGCGCCCGCGACTCCGGAACAGAAGGTGATTTTATCCAGGCTTTCTCCTGATCAGGTGCAGATGACGGAACTGGCCGGCGACCGGATCATCGCGAAGCTCACTGCGGCACCCGGCAACGGCGCGCCGATCGGCGGGCTGAAAGTCGTGACCGAGCACGGCTGGTTCGCCGCCCGGCCTTCCGGCACCGAAGACGTGTATAAGCTTTACGCCGAAAGCTTTCGCGGCGCGGACCATCTCCGCCGCATTCAGGACGAAGCCCGGGCATTGATCGCTGAGGCCCTCAAGGCGACAGGGCATGTTTAA
- a CDS encoding DUF6754 domain-containing protein, producing MTRDALCVKRGSGRSLVAGALLSLCALPDWTGSAASAESLLAPPRDLRVIDTPNDGGGSLTVLWAPAPYDSATVKYQILLGDSPSADSATMKVIAEFSANTHYVRENKWPWWTRPDRPEVHQFIVKNGKGIELKDGVAYTVTVAAVSGDDRAFAVPIAAAPAPNWINWNQMNNLLLALLFGSVVFYAIRTAKRREIFLRRIPGLDAVDEAIGRATELGKPILYLTGAHDMSDPSTIAAAVILGRVAKRTAAYETELLVPHRDPITMAVCQEITKQAYLEAGKADQFKEDSNFFITTDQFSYTAAVDGIMLRKKPAANFFMGAYFAESLLLTETGASTGAIQIAGTDSDHQLPFFVTTCDYTLIGEELYAASAYLSKEPVQIGTLRGQDIGKAFILSVIGLGTLVATAGVLFGTEWPQILLDVFRDLK from the coding sequence GTGACACGTGATGCGTTATGCGTGAAGCGTGGGAGCGGCCGGTCGCTGGTGGCCGGCGCGCTTTTGTCCCTGTGCGCGCTGCCGGACTGGACGGGGTCGGCGGCGTCGGCCGAATCGCTTCTCGCGCCTCCGCGAGACCTTCGGGTGATCGACACCCCGAACGACGGCGGCGGCAGCCTGACCGTGCTGTGGGCGCCGGCGCCCTACGACAGCGCGACCGTCAAGTACCAGATTCTGCTCGGCGATTCCCCCTCGGCCGATTCCGCGACGATGAAAGTCATCGCCGAGTTCTCGGCCAACACCCATTACGTGCGGGAGAACAAATGGCCGTGGTGGACAAGGCCGGATCGCCCGGAGGTCCACCAATTCATTGTGAAGAACGGCAAGGGCATCGAGCTGAAAGACGGCGTCGCCTACACCGTCACGGTCGCGGCGGTCAGCGGCGATGACCGCGCGTTCGCCGTGCCGATTGCCGCCGCGCCGGCGCCCAATTGGATCAACTGGAACCAGATGAACAACCTGCTCCTGGCCCTGCTGTTCGGCTCGGTCGTGTTCTACGCGATCCGGACGGCGAAGCGACGGGAGATCTTCCTCCGCCGGATTCCCGGGCTCGACGCGGTGGACGAAGCCATCGGGCGCGCGACCGAATTGGGCAAACCGATCCTCTATCTGACCGGCGCGCACGACATGAGCGATCCCTCGACCATCGCGGCCGCCGTCATTTTGGGCCGGGTCGCGAAGCGGACGGCGGCCTATGAGACCGAGCTGCTGGTACCGCACCGCGATCCGATCACGATGGCGGTCTGTCAGGAAATCACGAAGCAAGCCTATCTGGAAGCAGGGAAGGCGGACCAATTCAAGGAAGACTCGAACTTCTTCATCACCACCGATCAGTTCAGCTACACAGCCGCCGTGGACGGGATCATGCTGCGCAAGAAGCCGGCGGCGAACTTTTTCATGGGCGCCTACTTCGCCGAATCGCTCCTGTTGACCGAGACCGGCGCCAGCACGGGCGCGATCCAGATCGCCGGCACCGATTCCGACCACCAGTTGCCGTTCTTCGTGACCACCTGCGATTACACCTTGATCGGCGAAGAGCTGTACGCCGCCAGCGCCTATTTGTCCAAAGAGCCGGTGCAGATCGGCACGCTGCGCGGCCAGGACATCGGCAAAGCGTTCATCCTGAGCGTGATCGGTCTGGGCACGCTCGTCGCCACCGCCGGGGTGTTGTTCGGCACGGAGTGGCCGCAGATCCTGCTGGACGTCTTCCGGGATCTCAAATGA
- a CDS encoding glutamate mutase L, translated as MTAPGQSAHRHATDRPLNVIVATDCGSTTTKAILIENIVDEYRQTYRGEAPTTVEAPFEDVTKGVLNAVAEIEELSGRKILDGERIITPNRAAQGEPNVGVDVYISTSSAGGGLQMMVTGVVQNMTGESAQRAALGAGAIVIDVLASNDGRLPHEKIERIRTMRPDMILMSGGTDGGAITHVVEMAEYIAAAEPRPRFGSTYTLPLIYAGNKEAREQIGKILGKKTALVITDNIRPVLERENLAPARQKIHDLFLEHVMAQAPGYKKLIEMAGAPIMPTPAAVGLIMETIAKRQHLNLIGVDIGGATTDVFSVFDGVFNRTVSANLGLSYSISNVLAEAGLANIMRWVPFSIDEQTLRNRIKNKMIRPTTIPQTLDELQVEQAIAREALRLALIHHKSLATGLKGVQQERTISDIFEQQTSGRTLIDMLKLDLIVGSGGILSHAPRRVQSMMMMIDAYEPLGFTRLSVDSIFMMPHLGVLSTVNEKAATDVFVRDCMIYLGACIAPIGQGKDGERCADYAIAFDDGRPEERGTLRFGDLRVFPLTQDQTARVTMQPAKTVDLGEGPGHAVSRDVQGGVVGLLLDGRGRPLQLPTNHAARLTALNRWYKSVDLYPQPSDR; from the coding sequence ATGACCGCGCCCGGTCAATCCGCTCATAGGCATGCGACAGACCGGCCGCTGAACGTCATCGTCGCGACCGACTGCGGCAGCACCACCACCAAAGCTATTCTGATCGAGAACATCGTGGACGAGTATCGCCAGACCTACCGCGGCGAAGCGCCGACCACCGTCGAGGCGCCGTTCGAGGATGTCACGAAGGGTGTGCTCAACGCCGTCGCCGAAATCGAAGAGCTGTCCGGCCGGAAGATCCTCGACGGCGAACGCATCATCACGCCCAACCGGGCGGCGCAGGGGGAACCGAACGTGGGCGTGGACGTCTATATCTCCACGAGCAGCGCCGGCGGCGGGCTGCAGATGATGGTCACGGGGGTCGTTCAGAACATGACGGGGGAAAGCGCGCAACGGGCGGCCCTGGGCGCCGGCGCCATCGTCATCGACGTGCTGGCGTCGAACGACGGACGGTTGCCCCATGAAAAGATCGAACGGATCCGGACCATGCGGCCGGACATGATCCTCATGTCAGGCGGCACCGACGGCGGAGCCATCACGCACGTCGTCGAGATGGCGGAATACATCGCCGCCGCCGAACCTCGCCCCCGGTTCGGCAGCACGTACACCTTGCCGCTCATTTACGCGGGCAATAAGGAGGCGCGCGAGCAGATCGGCAAGATCCTCGGAAAGAAAACCGCGCTGGTGATCACCGACAACATCCGTCCCGTGCTGGAGCGGGAAAACCTGGCGCCGGCCCGGCAGAAGATCCACGACTTGTTCCTCGAGCACGTCATGGCCCAGGCGCCGGGGTACAAGAAGCTCATCGAGATGGCGGGCGCGCCGATCATGCCGACCCCCGCCGCGGTCGGCTTGATCATGGAGACCATCGCCAAGCGGCAGCACCTCAACCTGATCGGGGTGGACATCGGGGGCGCGACGACCGATGTCTTTTCGGTGTTCGACGGCGTCTTCAACCGCACCGTCAGCGCCAACTTGGGCCTGTCGTACAGTATCTCCAACGTGCTGGCCGAAGCCGGATTGGCGAACATCATGCGGTGGGTGCCGTTCTCCATCGACGAGCAGACGTTGCGGAACCGGATCAAGAACAAGATGATCCGGCCCACGACGATCCCGCAGACGCTCGACGAGTTGCAGGTGGAGCAGGCGATCGCGCGGGAAGCGCTGCGGCTGGCGCTGATCCATCACAAGTCCTTGGCCACGGGCCTGAAGGGCGTGCAACAGGAACGGACGATTTCGGATATCTTCGAGCAGCAGACGTCCGGCCGGACGCTGATCGACATGCTGAAACTGGACCTGATCGTGGGCAGCGGCGGCATCCTGTCCCACGCGCCGCGGCGGGTGCAGTCGATGATGATGATGATCGACGCCTACGAACCGCTGGGCTTTACCCGCTTGTCCGTCGACAGCATTTTCATGATGCCCCATCTCGGCGTGCTCTCGACGGTGAATGAAAAGGCGGCCACCGACGTGTTCGTCCGGGACTGCATGATCTATCTCGGCGCCTGCATCGCGCCGATCGGGCAGGGCAAAGACGGCGAGCGTTGCGCCGACTACGCCATCGCGTTTGACGACGGCCGTCCGGAGGAGCGCGGAACCTTGCGATTCGGCGACCTTCGCGTATTCCCGCTGACCCAGGATCAGACGGCGCGCGTCACGATGCAACCGGCCAAGACCGTCGATCTCGGCGAAGGTCCGGGCCACGCCGTCAGCCGCGACGTACAAGGCGGGGTCGTCGGCTTGCTGCTCGACGGCCGGGGACGCCCGTTGCAGCTCCCGACGAACCATGCGGCGAGATTGACGGCCTTGAATCGTTGGTACAAGTCGGTGGATCTGTACCCGCAACCCAGTGACAGGTAA
- a CDS encoding dihydrolipoamide acetyltransferase family protein — MASRVVMPKLTDTMEEGVVVKWKKHEGDKVAAGDVLAEIETDKAVMDLEAFASGILRKILVREGETVKSGTLIGVIAEADEDITAALADRIEAAPSTKTEKPAPSKPPSEAPPAAAEPAAKPTRILASPRAKALAAEKGVDLSTITGTGPDGRIVEEDVLEAAAARPAPSAGVDVPLSQMRKAIVRATIQSKAPVPHFYLTTEIDMEEAERLRQQFKHSRRTHPSVTDLLIKAAALALAKHPEINASFTGEAIRRHGSIDIGVAVGMVDGLVAPVVRNCGVKSLEQIAVESRSLIERARGKRLQPQEYTGATFTISNLGMFDVENFIAVLMPPEAAALAVGAIRDVPAVEEGTVKISRRMKVTMSCDHRAIDGMQGAQFLREFKRILEHPLELILPKEQA, encoded by the coding sequence ATGGCGAGTCGTGTCGTGATGCCCAAACTGACGGACACGATGGAAGAAGGCGTCGTCGTCAAATGGAAGAAACACGAAGGCGACAAGGTGGCGGCCGGCGATGTCCTGGCCGAAATTGAAACGGATAAAGCCGTCATGGACCTGGAGGCCTTCGCCTCCGGCATCCTGCGCAAGATTCTGGTCCGCGAGGGCGAAACCGTCAAATCCGGCACCCTGATCGGAGTGATCGCGGAGGCCGACGAGGATATCACCGCCGCACTGGCCGACCGTATCGAGGCCGCGCCCTCGACAAAGACCGAGAAGCCGGCCCCATCCAAGCCGCCGTCCGAGGCTCCGCCCGCGGCCGCGGAACCGGCCGCCAAACCGACGCGCATCCTCGCCTCGCCCCGCGCGAAGGCGTTGGCCGCCGAGAAGGGCGTCGATCTCTCCACGATCACCGGCACCGGTCCGGACGGGCGGATCGTCGAGGAAGATGTGTTGGAGGCGGCCGCCGCCCGACCGGCCCCCTCCGCAGGTGTTGATGTCCCGCTGAGCCAGATGCGCAAGGCCATTGTACGGGCCACCATCCAGAGCAAGGCGCCGGTCCCGCATTTTTACCTCACGACCGAAATCGACATGGAAGAAGCCGAGCGGCTGCGCCAGCAGTTCAAACATAGCCGCCGCACGCATCCGAGCGTGACGGATCTGCTGATCAAAGCGGCGGCGTTGGCGCTCGCTAAACATCCGGAGATCAACGCCTCCTTCACAGGCGAGGCCATCCGCCGGCACGGCTCGATCGATATCGGCGTCGCCGTCGGCATGGTCGACGGGCTCGTCGCGCCGGTCGTCCGAAACTGCGGCGTCAAGTCCCTCGAGCAGATCGCGGTCGAGTCGCGCTCGTTGATCGAACGGGCGCGCGGCAAACGCCTGCAACCGCAGGAGTACACAGGCGCCACGTTCACCATCTCCAACCTGGGGATGTTCGACGTGGAGAATTTCATCGCCGTGCTCATGCCTCCAGAGGCTGCGGCCTTGGCCGTCGGGGCCATTCGCGACGTGCCGGCGGTGGAGGAGGGGACCGTGAAAATCAGTCGGCGCATGAAAGTCACCATGTCCTGCGACCATCGCGCCATCGACGGCATGCAAGGAGCGCAGTTTCTGAGAGAATTCAAACGTATCCTGGAACATCCTCTGGAATTGATTCTGCCGAAGGAGCAAGCATGA
- the lipA gene encoding lipoyl synthase — MSFVPISEVRKADGETPSAIRETRRLPPWFKVRIQQGPNYRDIRRIMDTLDLHTICEEARCPNVWECWNARTATFLILGDICTRRCHYCAVTTGRPHTLDLEEPRRVAEAVRALGLRHAVITSVNRDELEDGGASIFAETIREIRRLIPTCAVEVLIPDFEGQEAALATVAAEKPDILNHNIETVRRLFPSIRPQGKYQRSIELLDRAKKMGMRTKSGLIVGMGETMEEVRDAMRDLRSVGCDIITIGQYLQPTKQHLPVARFYHPDEFAALKAEGLAMGFAYVESGPLVRSSYHAAEQSGDSHGPLDGRTVQT; from the coding sequence ATGAGCTTCGTGCCGATATCCGAGGTGCGGAAGGCCGACGGAGAGACGCCGTCAGCTATCCGCGAGACCCGCCGCCTTCCGCCTTGGTTCAAGGTCCGCATCCAGCAGGGGCCGAACTACCGGGACATCCGGCGGATCATGGATACGCTCGATCTCCACACCATCTGCGAAGAAGCGCGCTGTCCGAACGTCTGGGAATGTTGGAACGCCCGCACGGCGACCTTTTTGATCCTGGGCGACATCTGTACCCGCCGGTGCCACTATTGCGCAGTGACGACGGGCCGGCCCCATACGCTTGACCTCGAAGAACCGAGGCGCGTCGCCGAGGCGGTCCGAGCCTTGGGACTGCGGCACGCCGTGATCACCTCCGTCAACCGGGACGAATTGGAAGACGGCGGGGCGTCCATTTTCGCCGAGACCATCCGAGAGATCAGACGATTGATTCCGACCTGCGCGGTGGAGGTCCTCATCCCGGACTTTGAAGGCCAGGAAGCGGCATTGGCGACGGTCGCGGCCGAGAAGCCGGATATCCTCAACCACAACATCGAAACGGTGCGCCGGCTGTTTCCGTCCATCCGGCCACAGGGTAAATATCAACGATCGATCGAGTTGTTGGATCGTGCCAAGAAGATGGGGATGCGAACCAAGTCAGGCCTGATCGTCGGAATGGGCGAGACCATGGAGGAAGTGCGGGACGCCATGCGTGACCTTCGGTCGGTCGGCTGTGACATCATCACAATCGGCCAGTACCTCCAACCGACCAAACAGCACCTGCCGGTCGCCCGTTTCTATCATCCCGACGAGTTCGCCGCGTTGAAAGCCGAGGGTCTGGCGATGGGGTTTGCCTACGTCGAATCCGGCCCGCTGGTGCGAAGTTCCTACCACGCCGCAGAGCAGAGCGGCGATTCTCACGGGCCTCTGGATGGGCGCACGGTTCAGACGTAG